In Pseudomonas saudiphocaensis, one DNA window encodes the following:
- a CDS encoding septal ring lytic transglycosylase RlpA family protein has protein sequence MRLGTWHLVPLLLALLVSGCAERAPAPTPPEPRPTQQDKSFSQQGKASFYARMHHGKRTANGERHDQNALVAAHRSLPFGTQVRVTNLSNGKQVVVRINDRGPFVRGRIIDLSRAAAERIGMIDQGIIGVRIETIE, from the coding sequence ATGCGCCTGGGAACATGGCACCTTGTCCCGCTTCTACTTGCCCTGCTCGTTTCCGGCTGCGCCGAACGCGCACCCGCCCCGACACCACCTGAGCCTCGCCCCACTCAGCAGGACAAGAGCTTCAGCCAGCAGGGCAAGGCCTCCTTTTACGCCCGAATGCACCACGGAAAACGTACTGCAAACGGTGAAAGGCACGACCAGAACGCACTGGTCGCCGCTCACCGCTCCCTGCCTTTCGGCACCCAAGTCAGGGTGACCAACCTGAGCAACGGCAAGCAGGTGGTCGTACGCATCAACGACCGCGGCCCCTTTGTGCGGGGGCGCATCATCGACCTGTCCCGCGCAGCTGCCGAACGGATCGGCATGATCGATCAGGGCATCATCGGCGTGCGTATCGAAACCATCGAATGA
- the gatC gene encoding Asp-tRNA(Asn)/Glu-tRNA(Gln) amidotransferase subunit GatC has protein sequence MAIERSEVEKIAHLARLGLTESDLPRTTETLNNILGLVDRMQAVDTQGVAPLAHPLETHQRLRADAVTETNQRDAYQAIAPAVEEGLYLVPRVIE, from the coding sequence ATGGCGATTGAACGCTCCGAGGTGGAAAAAATCGCTCACCTGGCCCGCCTGGGCCTGACTGAGTCCGACCTCCCCCGCACCACCGAAACCCTCAACAATATCCTCGGCCTGGTCGACCGCATGCAGGCCGTCGACACTCAAGGCGTTGCGCCGCTGGCTCATCCCCTGGAAACACACCAGCGCCTGCGCGCCGACGCAGTGACCGAAACCAACCAGCGCGACGCCTACCAGGCCATCGCCCCGGCTGTGGAAGAAGGCCTCTACCTGGTCCCACGGGTGATCGAGTGA
- a CDS encoding calcium/sodium antiporter — translation MTPLTLIYLLAGLLLLALGAESLIRGAAQIAERLGISSLVIGLTVVAFGTSAPELAVSVQASLSGSGDIAVGNVIGSNIANILLILGLAALLAPLMVARQLIRLDVPVMVAAGALTLVLAWDGRISRGDGCMLLAGMLLYALFLLMAGKRQQRLALNGRAESERGPASAPGGWLRHIFLVLMGLGLLVLGSQLLIEGAISLARALGLSELVIGLTVVAVGTSLPELATSLLALYRGERGIAVGNVVGSCVLNLLLVLGASALVVPEGLSISPNALAFDLPVMFAVFVACIPIFFTGYRINRWEGALLLGYYLAYTLYLAMLSTGLPAIELLRHVMIWYVMPITGITLAVASLRAWKVQR, via the coding sequence ATGACACCACTGACGCTTATCTATCTGCTTGCCGGGCTGTTGCTGCTGGCCCTCGGTGCCGAAAGTCTGATACGCGGCGCGGCGCAGATCGCTGAGCGTCTGGGCATCTCATCACTGGTGATCGGCCTGACCGTTGTAGCCTTCGGCACCAGTGCGCCGGAACTGGCGGTCAGCGTCCAGGCATCGCTGAGCGGCAGCGGCGATATTGCCGTTGGCAACGTGATCGGCAGCAACATTGCCAACATCCTGCTGATCCTCGGTCTTGCGGCACTGCTGGCACCGCTGATGGTGGCACGGCAGCTTATTCGCCTGGATGTTCCGGTGATGGTGGCTGCCGGTGCACTGACCTTGGTGCTGGCCTGGGACGGCCGCATCAGCCGTGGGGATGGCTGCATGCTGCTGGCCGGCATGCTGCTCTATGCCCTTTTTCTGCTTATGGCCGGCAAACGCCAGCAGCGTCTTGCACTGAACGGCAGAGCCGAGTCTGAACGCGGCCCGGCCAGCGCCCCTGGCGGCTGGCTCCGCCACATTTTTTTGGTACTCATGGGGCTGGGCCTGCTGGTACTCGGCTCGCAGCTGCTCATCGAAGGCGCGATCTCTCTGGCGCGCGCCCTCGGCCTCTCCGAGCTGGTGATTGGTCTGACAGTGGTGGCCGTCGGCACCTCTCTGCCTGAACTGGCCACATCGTTGCTAGCCCTGTATCGCGGCGAGCGTGGTATCGCCGTCGGTAACGTGGTCGGCAGCTGCGTTCTGAACCTGCTGCTGGTGCTCGGCGCAAGCGCCTTGGTGGTGCCCGAGGGGTTGTCGATTTCACCCAATGCGCTGGCTTTCGATCTGCCGGTCATGTTTGCGGTATTCGTCGCCTGCATACCAATTTTCTTCACCGGTTACCGGATCAACCGCTGGGAAGGTGCGCTGCTGCTTGGCTACTACCTGGCGTATACGCTTTACCTGGCGATGCTTTCCACCGGTCTGCCTGCCATCGAACTCTTGCGCCACGTGATGATCTGGTACGTAATGCCCATTACGGGCATTACGCTTGCCGTGGCCTCTCTACGCGCCTGGAAAGTCCAGCGTTAA
- a CDS encoding ATP-binding protein, which translates to MYASVQLLSASRQNLRLLTLIRVLVLGAQAGAVGLAYATQLVALPWLHLGVTLAVSGLICLATAFRLRGPWPVTEQEYAFHLATDLLIHSALLYYSGGSTNPFVSYYLVPLTIAAATLPWLYSIVLSGLALAGYTLMLVWYDPVIVPPVDRTTMLVYGMWLSFALAAALITFFVARMAEQLRRQEQLQAQRREENMRDQQLLAVATQAAGAAHELGTPLATMSVLLKELRQEHRDPHLDEDLALLQSQVQLCKDSLRQLVRAAEADRRQAIVEMNAREWVESVMQRWHLMRPEATFRFQCLGRGTPPRLMPPADLGQSLLNLLNNATDASPDDLEIRLDWDAQWIKLTIRDHGAGVPLAIAEQIGRPFITTKGKGFGLGLFLSQASVTRAGGTVKLYNHEDGGALTELRLPHGSVRA; encoded by the coding sequence ATGTACGCATCCGTTCAGCTGCTATCGGCCAGCCGGCAAAACCTTCGTCTGCTCACCCTTATTCGTGTCCTCGTGCTCGGTGCCCAGGCCGGCGCGGTGGGGCTGGCCTATGCCACTCAACTTGTCGCATTGCCGTGGCTGCATCTGGGCGTGACGCTGGCCGTTTCCGGCCTGATCTGCCTGGCGACCGCCTTTCGGCTGCGTGGCCCCTGGCCGGTTACCGAGCAGGAATATGCCTTCCATCTGGCAACCGACCTGCTGATTCACAGCGCATTGCTGTATTACTCGGGCGGCTCGACCAATCCCTTCGTGTCTTACTACCTGGTGCCGTTGACGATCGCGGCGGCGACCTTGCCGTGGTTGTATTCGATCGTTCTTTCCGGCCTGGCGCTGGCTGGCTATACGCTGATGCTGGTGTGGTACGACCCGGTCATCGTGCCGCCGGTCGACCGCACCACGATGCTGGTCTACGGCATGTGGCTGAGTTTCGCTCTGGCCGCCGCGCTGATTACCTTTTTCGTGGCGCGCATGGCTGAGCAGTTGCGGCGTCAGGAGCAGCTCCAGGCTCAGCGCCGCGAGGAAAACATGCGCGACCAGCAGTTGCTGGCCGTGGCCACTCAGGCTGCGGGTGCCGCACACGAGCTGGGCACGCCGCTGGCGACCATGAGCGTGCTGCTCAAGGAGTTGCGCCAGGAGCATCGCGACCCGCACCTGGATGAGGATCTTGCGCTGCTGCAGTCCCAGGTCCAGCTCTGCAAGGACAGTCTGCGTCAGCTGGTGCGCGCCGCCGAGGCGGACCGCCGCCAGGCCATCGTCGAAATGAACGCACGCGAGTGGGTTGAGTCGGTGATGCAGCGCTGGCATCTGATGCGTCCGGAAGCGACGTTCCGCTTCCAGTGCCTGGGCAGGGGTACACCGCCAAGGCTTATGCCGCCGGCCGATCTCGGCCAGTCGTTGCTTAATCTGCTGAATAACGCCACCGATGCCAGCCCGGACGACCTCGAAATCCGCCTGGATTGGGACGCCCAATGGATCAAGCTGACCATTCGTGACCACGGTGCGGGTGTCCCACTGGCAATTGCCGAGCAGATCGGCCGGCCCTTTATCACCACCAAGGGCAAAGGCTTCGGTCTGGGACTATTTCTCAGTCAGGCGAGCGTGACACGTGCCGGCGGGACTGTGAAACTCTACAATCACGAAGATGGCGGCGCCCTGACCGAACTGAGGCTGCCGCATGGCTCGGTACGGGCCTGA
- a CDS encoding AEC family transporter, with protein MSSLVVQTLGVTAPVFAMLFLGVVLRRIGWIDSAFIASASSLVFRGCMPTLLFLSILKADLSAALQPALLGYFVLATVASFLFAWGWAIWRCPRADRGVYVQGAFRGNNGIVGLALASSLYGDYGLSLGSVLAGLVIIIYNILSVVVLAIYSPGGNASLRSVLLGIVRNPLIIGVAVAIPFAWWQLQLPEWLLTSAGYFAQLTLPLALICIGGTLSLSALRESSGTAISSSLMKMVWLPLFATLGAWLLGFRGAELGILFLYFASPTAAASFVMARAVNSNYQLAATIIVVTTLSAAVTINAGLLALSWLGWI; from the coding sequence ATGTCTTCCCTTGTTGTTCAGACACTCGGCGTCACCGCTCCGGTATTCGCGATGCTGTTTCTCGGCGTCGTGCTCAGGCGTATCGGCTGGATCGACAGCGCTTTTATCGCCAGCGCCTCGTCGCTGGTGTTCAGGGGCTGCATGCCGACGCTGCTGTTCCTTTCGATCCTCAAGGCGGATCTGAGCGCGGCGTTGCAGCCGGCGCTGCTTGGCTATTTCGTCCTGGCCACTGTCGCCAGTTTCCTTTTTGCCTGGGGCTGGGCCATATGGCGCTGTCCGCGAGCTGATCGTGGCGTCTATGTGCAGGGTGCCTTTCGCGGCAACAACGGCATTGTCGGCCTGGCCCTGGCCAGTAGCTTGTACGGCGACTATGGGCTATCGCTGGGCAGCGTGCTCGCCGGTTTGGTGATCATCATTTACAACATTCTCTCGGTGGTGGTGCTGGCCATCTACAGCCCCGGCGGCAACGCCAGCCTGCGCTCGGTCTTGTTGGGAATTGTGCGCAACCCGCTGATCATCGGCGTCGCGGTGGCGATTCCCTTCGCCTGGTGGCAACTGCAGTTGCCGGAGTGGCTGCTGACCTCGGCAGGCTACTTTGCCCAGTTGACCTTGCCGCTGGCGCTGATTTGTATCGGCGGAACCCTGTCGCTGAGCGCCCTGCGCGAAAGCAGTGGTACGGCTATCAGCTCCAGCTTGATGAAGATGGTCTGGCTGCCACTGTTTGCCACTCTGGGCGCCTGGCTGCTGGGTTTTCGTGGTGCGGAGCTGGGCATTCTCTTCCTTTATTTCGCCAGCCCCACAGCAGCTGCGAGCTTCGTCATGGCGCGTGCGGTCAATTCCAACTATCAGCTGGCCGCGACCATTATCGTGGTCACTACGCTGTCTGCGGCGGTGACCATCAACGCAGGCCTGTTGGCGCTGAGTTGGCTGGGGTGGATATAG
- the gatA gene encoding Asp-tRNA(Asn)/Glu-tRNA(Gln) amidotransferase subunit GatA, translated as MHQLTLAEIARSLADKQFSAEELTRGLLARIAQLDPQINSFITVTEEQAIAQAKAADERRAAGENGALLGAPIGHKDLFCTQGIRTSCGSKMLDNFTAPYDATVVEKLAAAGTVTLGKLNMDEFAMGSANESSHYGPVKNPWDLDRVPGGSSGGSAAAIAARLLPAATGTDTGGSIRQPAALTNLTGLKPTYGRVSRWGMVAYASSLDQAGPMARTAEDCALLLSAMAGFDAKDSTSVEQPLDDYLAALTQPLAGLRIGLPKEYFGEGLDPKIADAVMAVVEELKKLGATVKDISLPNMQHAIPSYYVIAPAEASSNLSRFDGVRFGYRCENPADLMDLYKRSRAEGFGDEVKRRIMVGTYALSAGYYDAYYIKAQQIRRLIKNDFVSAFEKVDVILGPTTPNLAWKLGEKNADPVSAYLEDIYTITANLAGIPGLSMPAGFIDGLPVGVQVLAPYFQEARLLNVAHQYQQVTNWHQRTPAGF; from the coding sequence ATGCATCAACTGACCCTCGCCGAGATCGCTCGCAGCCTCGCCGACAAACAATTCTCCGCTGAAGAACTGACGCGCGGCCTGCTGGCCCGTATCGCCCAGCTCGATCCGCAGATCAACAGCTTCATTACCGTTACCGAAGAGCAGGCAATTGCCCAGGCCAAAGCCGCCGACGAGCGTCGCGCGGCCGGTGAGAATGGCGCCCTGCTCGGCGCCCCCATCGGTCACAAGGACCTGTTCTGCACCCAGGGCATTCGCACCAGCTGCGGCTCGAAGATGCTCGACAACTTCACCGCCCCCTATGACGCCACCGTGGTCGAGAAGCTCGCCGCGGCAGGGACTGTCACGCTCGGCAAGCTGAACATGGACGAATTCGCCATGGGCTCGGCCAACGAGTCCAGCCATTACGGCCCGGTGAAGAACCCATGGGATCTTGACCGTGTCCCCGGCGGCTCCTCAGGCGGTTCGGCCGCAGCCATCGCCGCGCGCCTATTGCCTGCCGCTACCGGCACTGACACCGGCGGTTCGATCCGCCAGCCAGCCGCGCTGACCAACCTGACCGGCCTGAAGCCCACCTATGGTCGCGTCTCGCGTTGGGGCATGGTCGCCTATGCCTCCAGCCTCGACCAGGCCGGCCCCATGGCACGCACCGCCGAAGACTGCGCGCTGCTGCTGTCGGCCATGGCCGGCTTCGACGCCAAGGATTCCACCAGTGTCGAACAGCCGCTGGATGACTATCTCGCAGCCCTGACCCAGCCCCTGGCCGGCCTGCGCATAGGCCTGCCGAAGGAATACTTCGGTGAAGGCCTGGACCCGAAAATCGCTGACGCGGTGATGGCGGTGGTCGAGGAGCTGAAAAAGCTCGGCGCCACGGTGAAGGACATCAGCCTGCCGAACATGCAGCACGCGATTCCGTCCTATTATGTGATCGCGCCGGCCGAGGCCAGCTCCAACCTGTCGCGCTTCGACGGCGTGCGCTTCGGCTACCGTTGCGAAAACCCGGCGGACCTCATGGACCTCTACAAGCGCTCACGCGCCGAAGGCTTCGGGGATGAGGTCAAGCGCCGCATCATGGTTGGCACCTACGCCCTCTCCGCCGGTTACTACGACGCCTACTACATCAAGGCCCAGCAGATTCGCCGCCTGATCAAGAATGACTTCGTCAGTGCCTTCGAAAAAGTGGACGTGATTCTCGGCCCCACCACACCGAATCTGGCCTGGAAACTGGGCGAGAAGAACGCCGACCCGGTTTCCGCCTATCTGGAAGACATCTACACCATCACCGCCAACCTGGCCGGCATTCCCGGCCTGTCCATGCCGGCCGGTTTCATTGATGGCCTGCCGGTGGGCGTGCAGGTGCTGGCGCCGTACTTCCAGGAGGCGCGCCTGCTCAACGTGGCGCATCAGTATCAGCAAGTTACCAACTGGCACCAGCGCACCCCGGCCGGATTCTGA
- a CDS encoding calcium/sodium antiporter, translating into MTMMTFVYLIAGLVLLVAGAEVLVRGAAKLAAQFGISPLIIGLTVVAFGTSAPETAVSVQAAVNGSGDIAIGNVVGSNIANVLLILGLTALVTPLVVSRQLIRLDVPIMIGASLVTFALAWDGELSRLDGALLFSAVVVYTLFLIISSRRDTATDTNDEFAKEFGLDTPAKPHAGLINACLVLGGLVLLVVGSNFLVEGAVSLARALGLSELVIGLTVIAIGTSLPELATSIMAAFRGERDIAVGNIVGSNIFNLLCVLGLASLVSPQAIAVSPNALAFDFPVMIAVAIACLPIFFAGYTINRWEGLLFLAYYVAYTAYLVMSSANRPFTDTFGDVMLGYALPLTAITLFIIAARAWKKQHRT; encoded by the coding sequence TTGACCATGATGACCTTCGTTTACCTGATTGCAGGCCTGGTATTGCTCGTTGCCGGCGCAGAGGTACTGGTACGCGGCGCCGCCAAACTGGCGGCTCAGTTCGGTATTTCGCCACTGATCATCGGCCTGACGGTCGTCGCCTTCGGCACCAGCGCGCCGGAGACGGCGGTTAGTGTGCAGGCAGCAGTCAACGGGAGCGGTGACATCGCGATTGGTAACGTGGTGGGCAGCAATATTGCCAACGTACTGCTTATTCTCGGCCTGACTGCGCTGGTCACGCCGCTGGTAGTATCGCGCCAACTGATCCGCCTGGATGTGCCGATCATGATAGGCGCGAGCCTTGTCACCTTCGCGCTAGCCTGGGATGGAGAGCTCAGCCGCCTCGATGGTGCATTGTTGTTCAGTGCCGTGGTGGTCTATACGTTGTTTCTGATCATTAGCAGTCGTCGCGACACAGCCACTGATACCAATGACGAATTCGCCAAGGAGTTCGGCCTGGATACGCCAGCCAAGCCGCATGCCGGGCTGATCAACGCATGCCTGGTGCTGGGCGGATTGGTGCTTCTGGTGGTCGGTTCCAACTTCCTGGTCGAGGGGGCCGTGTCGCTGGCGCGCGCACTCGGGCTGTCGGAGCTGGTCATTGGTTTAACCGTGATCGCGATCGGCACATCCTTGCCTGAGCTGGCTACCTCAATCATGGCTGCCTTCCGAGGCGAGCGGGATATCGCCGTAGGCAATATCGTTGGCAGCAATATTTTCAACCTGCTTTGCGTACTTGGGCTCGCCTCTCTCGTCTCGCCGCAGGCTATTGCCGTGTCGCCCAATGCGCTGGCCTTCGACTTCCCGGTAATGATCGCAGTGGCGATCGCCTGCCTGCCAATCTTCTTCGCCGGTTACACCATCAACCGCTGGGAGGGCCTGCTGTTCCTTGCCTACTACGTGGCGTATACCGCCTATCTGGTAATGAGCAGCGCTAACCGCCCGTTCACCGACACCTTCGGCGATGTGATGCTCGGTTACGCCCTGCCACTGACCGCAATCACCTTGTTCATTATCGCCGCCCGGGCCTGGAAGAAGCAGCACCGGACCTAG
- a CDS encoding bactofilin family protein: MFSKKKPVSRVAIDQFSSLISGNLSLVGDVTFEEGLKISGEVQGNVSHKPGTHSLLALSAEGRIEGNVSSYDALIDGTIVGDLVVEHLLELHSNARVQGNIRYRQLSMENGAVVDGSLNRMGDDEEVAQVFELPRPQAREG, from the coding sequence ATGTTCAGCAAGAAAAAGCCGGTGTCGCGTGTCGCCATTGATCAGTTTTCCAGTTTGATTTCAGGAAATCTGTCGCTCGTCGGGGACGTGACGTTCGAGGAAGGGCTGAAGATCAGTGGCGAGGTACAGGGCAACGTCAGCCACAAGCCGGGCACCCATAGCCTTCTGGCGCTCAGTGCCGAGGGGCGGATCGAGGGGAATGTCAGCAGTTACGATGCGCTGATAGACGGCACCATCGTCGGTGATCTGGTGGTGGAGCATCTGCTCGAGCTGCATTCCAATGCCCGTGTGCAGGGCAACATCCGCTACCGTCAATTGAGCATGGAAAATGGCGCGGTGGTCGATGGTTCGCTCAATCGCATGGGCGACGATGAGGAGGTTGCACAGGTATTCGAGTTGCCGCGTCCGCAGGCCCGCGAAGGCTGA
- a CDS encoding M23 family metallopeptidase, translating into MAFFTSSSRSLTRDDIRVVNLRKFAVPGFALLLALSLGSFAGGVWVGSDRRALPEVTDQYEPALVDEDRFVIARVGKVVGRLKSMESDLLALQRMMDEQRVLHGQLSALDPALVPLLLPERTTIPAKAQGGVLFPPQGCSGELRMGAGGLTLADLQRSEKSLRCMREMLDKLMQRVAERNAALMAIPSRRPVGEARLGSAYGNRIDPFRKKLAFHSGVDFALPSGSEVVAAAGGRVRFAGYRGAYGNLVEIDHGNRLVTRYAHLSRLNVQAGDVVTPAQRIGAVGSTGRSTGPHLHFEVLHDGQFVDPQRFLALGDLERDSDDLAAD; encoded by the coding sequence ATGGCGTTTTTCACATCTTCAAGCCGATCACTGACGCGCGACGACATTCGTGTGGTGAATCTGCGCAAGTTTGCCGTACCGGGTTTTGCTCTGCTGCTGGCATTGAGTCTGGGCAGTTTTGCCGGGGGCGTCTGGGTTGGCAGCGACAGGCGCGCCCTGCCCGAGGTTACGGATCAGTACGAGCCCGCCCTGGTCGATGAGGACCGATTCGTCATTGCCCGCGTTGGCAAGGTGGTGGGCCGGCTGAAATCGATGGAGTCCGATCTGCTCGCATTGCAGCGCATGATGGATGAGCAGCGCGTGCTGCACGGGCAGTTGTCGGCACTGGATCCGGCACTGGTGCCCTTGCTGTTACCTGAGCGCACGACGATCCCGGCAAAAGCGCAGGGTGGCGTACTGTTTCCGCCACAAGGTTGTTCAGGCGAGTTGCGGATGGGTGCAGGCGGTTTGACGCTCGCCGATCTGCAGCGCAGCGAAAAGTCGCTGCGCTGCATGCGGGAGATGTTGGACAAGCTGATGCAACGTGTGGCCGAGCGAAATGCCGCGCTGATGGCAATACCCTCTCGCCGGCCGGTGGGCGAGGCGCGGCTGGGGTCGGCCTATGGCAATCGCATCGACCCGTTCCGCAAGAAGTTGGCGTTCCATTCAGGCGTCGATTTCGCATTGCCCAGCGGCTCCGAAGTCGTCGCCGCTGCCGGTGGCCGGGTACGCTTTGCCGGATACCGCGGTGCGTACGGAAATCTGGTGGAAATCGATCATGGCAATCGTCTGGTCACACGCTATGCGCATCTGTCCCGGCTGAATGTGCAAGCTGGGGATGTGGTCACGCCTGCGCAGCGTATCGGTGCGGTGGGTTCCACTGGGCGTTCGACAGGCCCGCACCTGCATTTTGAAGTGCTGCACGATGGGCAGTTCGTCGACCCGCAACGCTTCCTGGCGTTAGGCGATCTGGAGCGAGACAGCGATGACCTGGCTGCCGACTAA
- a CDS encoding response regulator transcription factor — MTEELQHDGEDQPHLLLVDDDPTFTRVMARAMTRRGLHVSIAGSAEEGLEMARQETPDYAVLDLKMEGDSGLVLLPKLLELDPEMKVLILTGYSSIATAVEAIKRGACNYLCKPADADDVLAALLSKHADLDTLVPENPMSVDRLQWEHIQRVLGEHDGNISATARALGMHRRTLQRKLQKRPVRR; from the coding sequence ATGACCGAAGAGTTGCAGCACGACGGCGAAGATCAGCCTCATCTGCTGCTGGTGGATGATGATCCGACCTTTACTCGCGTTATGGCGCGCGCCATGACCCGCCGGGGGTTGCATGTCAGCATCGCCGGTTCGGCAGAGGAAGGGCTGGAGATGGCCCGCCAGGAGACGCCCGATTACGCGGTTCTGGATCTCAAGATGGAAGGCGACTCAGGGCTGGTGCTGCTGCCCAAGCTGCTTGAGCTGGACCCGGAGATGAAAGTGCTCATCCTGACCGGCTATTCGAGCATCGCCACGGCGGTCGAGGCCATCAAGCGCGGCGCCTGCAACTACCTGTGCAAGCCTGCCGATGCGGACGACGTGCTTGCCGCGCTGCTGTCCAAGCATGCGGATCTGGATACGCTGGTGCCGGAAAACCCGATGTCGGTTGACCGCCTGCAGTGGGAGCACATCCAGCGTGTGCTGGGCGAACACGACGGCAATATCTCGGCCACTGCCCGTGCGCTCGGCATGCACCGGCGTACCCTGCAGCGCAAATTGCAGAAGCGGCCTGTCAGACGCTAA
- the gatB gene encoding Asp-tRNA(Asn)/Glu-tRNA(Gln) amidotransferase subunit GatB: MQWETVIGLEIHAQLATQSKIFSGSATTFGAEPNTQASLVDLGMPGTLPVLNAEAVRMACKFGLAINAEIAEQNVFARKNYFYPDLPKGYQTSQMDHPIVGKGYLDITLEDGTTRRIGITRAHLEEDAGKSLHEDFHGMSGIDLNRAGTPLLEVVSEPDIRSAKEAVAYVKAMHSLVRYLGICDGNMAEGSLRCDCNVSVRPKGQAEFGTRAEIKNVNSFRFIEKAINYEVQRQIELIEDGGKVVQETRLYDPNKDETRSMRSKEEANDYRYFPCPDLLPVVIEPSFLEEIRASLPELPVQKRERFESQFGLSSYDASVLSASRELADYFEQVNATCGDAKLAANWVMGELSSLLNKENLEIEQSPVSAEQLGGMILRIKDNTISGKIAKMVFEALAAGEGASADEIIEKKGLKQVTDAGAIEKMLDEVLAANAEQVEQYRASDEAKQGKMFGFFVGQAMKASKGKANPGQVNQLLKQKLEG; the protein is encoded by the coding sequence ATGCAATGGGAAACCGTCATCGGGCTTGAGATCCACGCACAGCTCGCCACCCAGTCGAAGATCTTTTCCGGCAGCGCCACCACTTTTGGTGCCGAACCCAATACTCAGGCCAGCCTGGTCGATCTGGGCATGCCCGGCACCCTGCCGGTGCTCAATGCCGAAGCCGTGCGCATGGCCTGCAAGTTCGGCCTGGCCATCAATGCCGAAATCGCCGAGCAGAACGTCTTCGCGCGCAAGAACTACTTCTACCCGGACCTGCCCAAGGGCTACCAGACCAGCCAGATGGATCACCCCATCGTTGGTAAGGGCTATCTGGACATCACCCTGGAAGACGGCACGACGCGGCGCATCGGCATCACTCGCGCACACCTGGAGGAAGATGCCGGCAAGAGCCTGCACGAAGACTTCCACGGCATGAGCGGCATCGACCTGAACCGCGCCGGCACACCGCTGCTGGAAGTCGTCTCCGAGCCGGACATCCGCTCGGCCAAGGAAGCGGTGGCCTATGTGAAAGCCATGCATTCTCTGGTGCGCTATCTGGGCATCTGCGACGGCAACATGGCCGAAGGTTCGCTGCGCTGCGACTGCAACGTCTCGGTCCGCCCCAAGGGCCAGGCCGAGTTCGGCACCCGCGCCGAGATCAAGAACGTCAACTCCTTCCGCTTCATCGAGAAGGCAATCAATTACGAGGTACAGCGCCAGATCGAGCTGATCGAGGATGGCGGCAAGGTGGTGCAGGAAACCCGCCTGTACGATCCGAACAAGGACGAAACCCGCTCCATGCGCAGCAAGGAGGAAGCCAACGACTACCGTTACTTCCCCTGCCCTGACCTGCTGCCGGTGGTGATCGAACCGAGCTTCCTCGAGGAAATCCGCGCCAGTCTGCCGGAACTGCCGGTACAGAAGCGTGAGCGTTTCGAAAGCCAGTTCGGTCTTTCCTCCTACGACGCCAGCGTACTCTCGGCCAGCCGCGAACTGGCCGACTACTTCGAACAGGTCAACGCCACCTGCGGCGACGCCAAGCTGGCCGCCAACTGGGTGATGGGCGAACTGTCCAGCCTGCTCAACAAGGAAAACCTGGAGATCGAGCAATCGCCGGTTTCAGCTGAGCAGCTGGGCGGCATGATCCTGCGCATCAAGGACAACACCATCAGCGGCAAGATCGCCAAGATGGTCTTCGAAGCACTGGCTGCCGGTGAAGGCGCTTCAGCCGACGAGATCATCGAGAAGAAGGGCCTCAAGCAGGTCACCGACGCCGGCGCCATCGAGAAGATGCTCGACGAGGTCCTGGCGGCAAATGCCGAACAGGTGGAACAGTACCGCGCCAGCGATGAAGCCAAGCAAGGCAAGATGTTCGGCTTCTTCGTCGGGCAGGCCATGAAAGCCTCCAAAGGCAAGGCCAACCCCGGCCAGGTGAACCAACTGCTGAAGCAGAAGCTCGAAGGCTAA